One genomic segment of Catalinimonas alkaloidigena includes these proteins:
- a CDS encoding alkaline phosphatase D family protein, whose amino-acid sequence MNKRYSYLLQGLALVSLFSHCSISDRTEAEVNTEPVEVKSQHAAEIDTQAVVSTIAFGSCNRQDQPQPLWQPILANDPDLWIWLGDNIYGDTDDMKEMAAMYAQQKQQPGYQQLYQNVPVIGIWDDHDYGINDGGKAFHKKKESRDLMLDFLDVDDEAKVRKREGGYQAYTFGPEGRQVKVILLDTRYFRDTLLNNEEVGRRYKPDPDGDMLGEAQWIWLEKELAESSAEINIIASSIQVISEEHGFEKWANLPTSRERLFQYIEDSGARGVVLLSGDRHIGEISKINISGVPYPIYDITSSGLTHVYEDADESNRHRVGELVTNLNFGIIEIKWESPISLTYSIKGRNNQTYQSAYTTL is encoded by the coding sequence ATGAATAAAAGATACTCATATCTCCTGCAGGGGCTGGCCTTGGTCAGCCTCTTTTCACATTGCAGTATATCCGATAGAACGGAAGCTGAAGTCAATACAGAGCCGGTTGAAGTTAAAAGCCAGCATGCCGCCGAGATTGATACGCAGGCTGTAGTGAGCACCATTGCCTTTGGCTCATGCAATAGGCAGGATCAACCACAGCCTCTCTGGCAGCCTATCCTGGCCAATGATCCTGACCTTTGGATTTGGCTGGGTGACAATATCTATGGAGATACCGATGATATGAAGGAGATGGCAGCGATGTATGCCCAGCAAAAACAGCAGCCTGGCTATCAGCAACTTTATCAAAATGTGCCGGTCATTGGGATCTGGGATGACCATGACTACGGAATCAACGATGGGGGTAAAGCTTTTCATAAGAAAAAAGAAAGCCGTGACCTGATGCTTGATTTTCTGGATGTGGATGATGAGGCGAAGGTGAGAAAAAGAGAGGGCGGCTATCAGGCTTATACTTTCGGACCTGAAGGGAGACAAGTAAAAGTAATACTTCTGGATACCCGATACTTTCGGGATACATTACTAAATAATGAAGAAGTTGGCAGGCGTTACAAACCTGATCCCGACGGCGATATGTTGGGTGAAGCACAATGGATATGGCTGGAAAAAGAATTAGCAGAAAGCTCGGCTGAAATTAACATCATCGCCAGCAGCATACAGGTAATTTCTGAGGAGCATGGCTTTGAGAAATGGGCTAACTTACCAACTTCCAGAGAACGCTTGTTTCAATACATAGAAGATTCAGGTGCGAGAGGAGTAGTCTTATTGAGTGGTGACCGACATATCGGGGAAATATCAAAGATCAACATTTCAGGAGTTCCTTATCCTATTTATGATATCACATCAAGTGGGCTTACCCATGTTTATGAAGACGCTGACGAAAGCAACCGGCATAGAGTCGGAGAACTGGTTACAAACTTAAATTTTGGTATCATTGAAATTAAATGGGAAAGCCCTATCAGCCTTACCTATAGCATAAAAGGGCGGAATAACCAGACCTATCAATCTGCTTACACTACCCTCTAA
- a CDS encoding calcineurin-like phosphoesterase family protein, translating into MKTFIFSFALLLAFSFSEAQQEASGIVYEDQNANGKKERREPGIAGVSVSNGVQVVQTDEEGRYTLPVDNDDILFVIKPSGYEVPVNDLNLPQFYYIHKPAGSPDLDFEGVAPTGKLPKSVDFALLPAEARESFSGLFFGDPQPYTREEVAFFDRAVVEEVVGIQDIPFGLSLGDLVGNDLDLFQPYNEAISRVGIPWWNVYGNHDMNFDVEADTLADETFEATYGPANYAFNYGKVHFIVLDNVMYPDPRDGKGYWGGFREDMFQFMENDLKHVPKDHLIVISFHIPLFDPSEDNDTFKDEDRERFFALLEDYPHTLSLSAHTHLQRHDFFTNKEGWKQDTPHHHYNVGTTSGDWYSGKLDENGVPVSTMRDGTPKGYAFISFEGNQYEIDYKVVGKEEDYRMRIFAPKVVPHEGRTSAGIYVNFFQGSEKASLRYRIDQGAWKDMYYTIDVDPTYLGFLHEWDYTEELMPGRRPSNAVASRHLWRASIPTDLSVGTHTIEVEATDMFGRKFTESSTYKVALPAKVEEVKGTEE; encoded by the coding sequence ATGAAAACTTTCATTTTTTCTTTTGCCCTCCTACTTGCTTTTTCTTTTTCAGAAGCGCAGCAAGAGGCAAGTGGCATTGTATACGAAGACCAGAACGCCAATGGCAAAAAGGAGAGGAGAGAACCCGGCATTGCGGGAGTATCAGTTTCCAATGGTGTACAAGTTGTACAAACTGACGAAGAGGGGCGGTATACCCTTCCGGTTGATAATGATGATATTCTTTTTGTCATCAAGCCCAGCGGCTATGAGGTTCCGGTTAATGACTTAAACCTACCCCAGTTTTACTATATCCACAAACCGGCAGGCTCTCCCGATTTAGATTTTGAAGGCGTAGCACCCACCGGAAAGTTGCCCAAATCTGTAGACTTTGCCCTGCTGCCAGCTGAAGCAAGAGAAAGCTTCAGCGGACTATTCTTCGGTGACCCTCAACCCTATACCCGAGAGGAAGTAGCCTTTTTTGACCGGGCGGTGGTAGAAGAAGTAGTAGGCATACAGGATATTCCTTTTGGCCTGAGCCTAGGTGATCTGGTAGGCAATGATCTGGATCTTTTTCAACCCTATAACGAAGCCATTAGCCGGGTAGGTATCCCCTGGTGGAATGTATATGGTAACCACGACATGAATTTTGATGTTGAAGCAGATACACTGGCTGATGAAACTTTTGAAGCCACCTATGGTCCTGCCAATTATGCTTTTAATTACGGCAAAGTTCATTTTATCGTGCTGGACAATGTAATGTACCCCGATCCAAGGGATGGCAAAGGTTACTGGGGTGGTTTTCGCGAAGATATGTTTCAGTTCATGGAAAATGACCTGAAGCACGTGCCTAAAGATCACCTGATTGTAATTTCTTTTCACATACCTCTGTTTGACCCCAGTGAAGACAACGATACTTTTAAGGATGAGGATAGAGAGCGTTTCTTTGCGCTTCTGGAAGATTATCCTCATACATTGTCCTTATCAGCACATACCCATCTGCAAAGACACGATTTCTTCACCAACAAAGAAGGCTGGAAGCAGGATACCCCTCATCACCACTATAATGTAGGTACTACTTCAGGAGACTGGTATTCTGGTAAGCTTGATGAAAATGGAGTGCCAGTTTCTACTATGCGGGATGGGACCCCTAAAGGTTATGCGTTTATTAGCTTTGAGGGTAATCAATATGAAATTGACTATAAGGTGGTAGGTAAAGAAGAAGATTACAGAATGCGTATATTCGCTCCCAAAGTAGTCCCTCATGAAGGTCGTACTTCAGCAGGGATTTATGTGAATTTCTTTCAGGGTAGTGAAAAAGCCTCTTTGAGGTATAGAATAGACCAGGGGGCGTGGAAAGATATGTATTATACCATAGATGTTGACCCAACTTATCTGGGCTTTCTCCACGAATGGGACTATACTGAAGAACTGATGCCGGGCAGAAGACCTTCCAATGCGGTAGCTTCCCGTCATCTCTGGCGTGCAAGTATCCCAACTGACCTAAGTGTGGGGACACACACGATAGAAGTAGAAGCGACAGATATGTTTGGTAGAAAATTTACAGAAAGCTCAACCTATAAAGTTGCTCTACCTGCTAAGGTGGAAGAAGTAAAAGGGACTGAAGAATAA
- a CDS encoding alpha/beta hydrolase: MKKILYGLAIFALLMAGVYSMGPTPEHGELSGQLPEVPTDLIALEQEVVTQERSNPYIKADNEARIIWADSSKQKTPYSIVYLHGFGASQGEGEPVHRLIAEKYGFNLYLSRLKEQGIESDSAFKSMTTENLLETAKRAVAIGKVLGDKVIIMGTSTGGALGLYITAENPEIAGLILYSPIIAPKDENLLLLNRPWGRQMMEAVAGGEYIIEEREGLQKQYWSRLYYIEGYIALAGLVENAMTAATFAKVKCPVFLGYYYKNEEEQDNVVSVEAMLEMFDQLGTASEDKVKVAFPEAGNHVISSYIRSGDWKGVYHETDNFMRKIFGFSPEKEVIIPEYDESQKPNS, from the coding sequence ATGAAAAAGATATTGTACGGCCTCGCTATATTCGCACTCTTAATGGCAGGCGTATATAGCATGGGACCTACGCCTGAACATGGAGAACTGAGTGGGCAATTACCTGAAGTGCCTACTGACCTCATTGCGCTTGAACAGGAAGTCGTCACCCAGGAGCGGAGTAATCCTTACATCAAAGCTGATAATGAAGCCCGCATCATCTGGGCAGATAGCAGTAAACAGAAAACACCATATAGTATAGTTTATCTGCATGGCTTTGGAGCCAGCCAGGGTGAAGGAGAGCCGGTACATCGCTTGATAGCCGAAAAGTATGGGTTCAACCTCTATCTCTCACGACTCAAAGAACAGGGTATAGAGTCCGATAGCGCATTCAAAAGTATGACTACCGAGAACCTGCTGGAAACCGCCAAACGAGCAGTGGCGATTGGGAAAGTTTTGGGTGACAAGGTGATTATTATGGGAACCTCCACTGGCGGGGCGCTGGGCTTGTACATCACTGCTGAAAACCCTGAAATTGCCGGACTGATTCTCTACTCTCCTATTATCGCTCCTAAAGACGAAAATTTACTCCTGCTCAACCGTCCCTGGGGAAGGCAGATGATGGAAGCAGTAGCCGGAGGGGAATATATCATAGAGGAGAGAGAAGGATTGCAGAAACAATACTGGTCCAGGCTGTATTATATAGAAGGCTACATCGCATTGGCGGGTCTGGTTGAAAATGCCATGACTGCAGCAACCTTCGCAAAAGTCAAATGTCCGGTGTTTTTAGGTTACTATTACAAGAATGAAGAAGAGCAGGATAATGTGGTATCTGTAGAAGCTATGTTGGAGATGTTTGACCAACTTGGCACTGCTTCTGAAGACAAAGTAAAAGTAGCATTTCCTGAGGCGGGAAACCACGTGATCAGCTCGTATATCAGGTCTGGAGACTGGAAAGGTGTTTATCATGAAACCGATAATTTTATGCGGAAAATATTTGGTTTTTCACCTGAAAAGGAAGTAATTATTCCTGAATACGATGAATCGCAAAAACCAAACTCTTAG
- a CDS encoding TonB-dependent receptor, translating into MKKYLLICLSLMCLSFQAYAQTGSVSGKITDEGTREGLIGANVILEGTATGTVTDIDGSFTLNGVEAGNQTLNITFLGYESISLPVVVKANENTDIGTISLGEGAVGLEEVEVIASVAIDRKTPVAVSTIKGAEIEQKIGNQEFPEILRSTPSIYVTKQGGGFGDSRINVRGFDQRNVAVMINGIPVNDMENGWVYWSNWAGLSDVTSSIQVQRGLSASKLAVSSVGGTINIITNAAEMKKGGAVSVGVGNDGYQKYGLVLSTGLGENGWAFTLQGTHTRGMGYADGTQFRGWSYFASLAKQFNNQHALNFTVLGAPQWHHQREYGSFDGVTIQTIEERGIRYNPQWGYLEGDEFSWRKNFYHKPKAFLNHYWTISDKTELATSAYVSLGRGGGTGDLGRINGSYRTSSKFRNEQGIVRWNDIQSWNQGGAVPDFGDNRIPWSGPGTETFDPGYNGPFAGQNVAESYRNGFIRRASMNEHNWFGVLSNLTHEITQDLTLVAGIDARYYKGAHYRRLEDLLGLDAYFDDDDINNPEHYVTDEGREEGNEIDYYNDGLVNWLGAFAQLEYTLGDLSIFGSGSLSNQGFKRIDYFLYEDSDPMQESDWQNFMGGTVKMGANYNINDQHNVFVNGGYFSQQPLFDNVFVNYSNEVDPDVENQNVYAIEAGYGFRSAYLSANINAYSTQWSNRQISRGIQVEGTDGTANFTNISQLHQGIEIDLTASPVDRLSISAMASFGNWRYTDNFNASVFDNDQQLIGTGTLYMEDVKIPDAAQTTFNLSANYELISGLSLYGSYYYADRVFADFDIASDDSFSEPGNQAWQLPSYNLLDGGLTYNFTLSGLDLTVNLNVNNILNEEYMAESESNILYDPSEEGDREVGENGSVFNRVYYGFGRTWNAGLKVRF; encoded by the coding sequence ATGAAGAAATATTTACTCATTTGCCTTAGCCTGATGTGTCTAAGCTTTCAGGCCTATGCCCAAACGGGTTCGGTGAGCGGAAAAATCACCGATGAAGGAACCCGGGAAGGCCTCATCGGCGCCAACGTGATTCTGGAAGGAACTGCCACCGGTACAGTGACTGACATAGATGGAAGCTTTACGCTTAATGGAGTGGAAGCCGGCAACCAAACTTTAAATATCACCTTTTTAGGATATGAGTCTATCAGCCTTCCTGTGGTGGTAAAAGCCAATGAAAACACCGATATAGGTACAATTTCCCTGGGGGAAGGAGCCGTAGGGCTGGAAGAAGTAGAAGTTATCGCTTCAGTAGCTATTGACAGAAAAACACCTGTAGCAGTATCTACTATTAAGGGAGCAGAGATAGAACAGAAAATAGGCAATCAGGAATTTCCTGAAATCCTTCGCTCAACGCCTTCCATCTATGTTACCAAGCAAGGCGGTGGTTTCGGTGACTCACGTATTAATGTCCGTGGCTTTGATCAGCGCAACGTAGCCGTGATGATTAACGGTATTCCTGTAAATGATATGGAGAATGGCTGGGTATACTGGTCAAACTGGGCCGGTCTCAGTGATGTGACCAGCAGTATACAGGTACAAAGAGGCCTCAGTGCTTCCAAACTGGCAGTCTCTTCAGTAGGAGGAACAATCAACATTATTACCAATGCTGCCGAAATGAAAAAGGGCGGTGCTGTATCTGTAGGCGTCGGAAATGACGGCTACCAGAAGTACGGGCTGGTGCTTTCTACCGGACTAGGTGAGAATGGCTGGGCCTTTACCCTACAAGGTACGCACACCCGAGGTATGGGTTATGCTGATGGAACTCAGTTCCGCGGCTGGTCATATTTTGCTTCGCTGGCTAAGCAGTTTAATAATCAGCATGCGCTTAACTTTACTGTTTTAGGAGCGCCTCAATGGCATCACCAGAGAGAATACGGAAGCTTTGATGGCGTTACGATACAGACTATAGAAGAAAGAGGAATCAGGTATAACCCTCAGTGGGGCTATCTTGAGGGTGATGAGTTTTCATGGAGAAAGAACTTTTACCATAAGCCTAAAGCGTTCCTAAACCATTACTGGACAATTTCAGACAAGACAGAGTTAGCTACCTCCGCTTATGTTTCATTGGGAAGAGGAGGCGGAACAGGAGACCTGGGAAGAATCAACGGAAGTTACAGAACCTCCAGTAAATTTAGAAATGAGCAGGGCATCGTACGCTGGAATGATATTCAGTCCTGGAACCAGGGCGGGGCAGTACCGGATTTTGGCGATAACCGTATTCCATGGTCCGGACCAGGTACTGAGACATTTGATCCTGGCTATAACGGCCCCTTCGCCGGACAAAACGTAGCAGAATCCTACAGAAACGGATTCATCAGAAGAGCCTCTATGAATGAGCACAACTGGTTTGGGGTCCTGTCTAACCTGACGCATGAAATCACTCAGGACCTGACTTTGGTGGCCGGTATTGACGCACGCTACTACAAAGGAGCCCACTATCGCAGATTAGAAGATCTCTTAGGCCTGGATGCTTACTTTGATGATGATGATATCAATAATCCGGAACATTATGTAACGGATGAAGGCAGGGAAGAGGGTAACGAAATTGACTATTACAATGATGGCCTGGTAAATTGGCTGGGAGCATTTGCTCAGCTTGAATACACCCTTGGCGATTTGTCAATCTTCGGATCAGGCTCATTGTCAAACCAGGGCTTCAAAAGAATTGATTACTTCCTGTACGAAGACAGCGACCCTATGCAGGAGTCAGACTGGCAAAACTTTATGGGAGGAACCGTAAAGATGGGCGCCAATTATAATATCAATGATCAGCACAATGTCTTTGTAAACGGAGGTTATTTTTCTCAGCAGCCCCTCTTTGACAATGTATTTGTTAATTATTCTAACGAGGTTGATCCCGATGTGGAGAACCAGAACGTATATGCTATAGAAGCTGGCTATGGCTTTAGAAGCGCCTACCTGAGTGCCAATATAAATGCATACAGTACCCAGTGGTCTAACCGTCAGATTAGCCGCGGAATTCAGGTAGAAGGCACCGATGGTACCGCCAACTTTACCAACATCAGCCAGTTGCATCAGGGGATAGAGATTGACCTTACCGCATCACCAGTAGACCGTTTGAGTATCAGTGCTATGGCATCTTTTGGTAACTGGAGATATACCGATAACTTCAATGCCTCAGTATTTGACAATGACCAGCAACTGATAGGTACAGGCACTTTGTACATGGAAGATGTAAAAATACCGGATGCGGCGCAGACTACTTTTAACTTAAGCGCAAATTACGAGCTTATAAGTGGGCTTAGCTTATACGGTTCTTATTATTATGCTGATCGTGTGTTTGCTGACTTTGATATTGCTTCCGACGACTCATTCTCTGAGCCGGGAAATCAGGCGTGGCAGCTGCCTTCTTACAACTTGCTGGACGGAGGCCTTACTTACAATTTTACCCTAAGTGGACTGGATCTTACCGTTAACTTAAACGTTAACAATATTCTGAACGAAGAGTACATGGCCGAATCTGAATCTAATATACTATATGACCCCAGTGAAGAGGGAGACCGTGAAGTGGGCGAAAACGGAAGTGTTTTTAACAGAGTTTACTACGGATTTGGTAGAACCTGGAATGCAGGCCTGAAAGTTAGATTCTAA